A region from the Aegilops tauschii subsp. strangulata cultivar AL8/78 chromosome 5, Aet v6.0, whole genome shotgun sequence genome encodes:
- the LOC109743723 gene encoding uncharacterized protein, whose translation MAENWVEEASKNASAPTSFSGSPPSCQTSSTRRSRQRNIFHLLSHREVSPRTKHQAKRHWKKPPTCGAGYSELRYSATDAKHDLFSWAESQSLHRWSAKYCPLMPPPRSTIAAAFSSDGKTLASTHGDHTVKIIDCQTGKCLKVLGGHRRTPWVVRYHPLHSDILASGSLDHEVRLWDANTSDCIGSQDFQRPIASIAFHARGEILAVASGHKLFIWNYNRRGESSAPTIILRTRRSLRAVHFHPHGAPYLLTAEVNNLDSADSQLTHATSTGYSNYPSALFFANINSRGYPHLESNVSSPCLIWPAFLRDDGSLYIPRNDLASGSTNVQQSSSSLAQNVLASDAENQQSDQSVTPMDVCPGEPSASSDVQMPSTSNSLPLPAIARPSRSAVDRMPVNSFTTSGLDVQMFLRNSEGGNHHHDLFSDSRSWELPFLHGWLMAQSQTGASSSIPIPAGSTRGSNRHYASRPHASASVPGVGNSLLGPQIDEAEARAASLGVGSELATSLFSAGAAELPCTVKLRVWRHDIKNPCVALETKACCLTISHAVLCSEMGAHFSPCGRFLVACVACLLPQTEGDQGNQLPVQYESTGAGTSPTRHPLPSHGVIYELRVYSLEEATFGEILTSRAIRAAHCLTSIQFSPTSEHILLAYGRRHSSLLRSIVMDAETTGIPVYTILEVYRVSDMELVRVLPSAEDEVNVACFHPSPGGGLVYGTKEGKLRILQHNGADAASMGLNCFIEENMLEVQRYALEG comes from the exons ATGGCTGAAAATTGGGTAGAAGAAGCCTCGAAAAATGCTTCTGCTCCGACGTCATTCTCTGGATCGCCCCCTAGTTGTCAAACCTCTTCGACAAGAAGATCAAGGCAAAG AAACATATTCCATCTATTAAGTCATCGAGAGGTGTCTCCTCGAACAAAACACCAAGCTAAAAGGCATTGGAAGAAGCCTCCGACTTGCGGCGCTGGTTACAGTGAGTTAAGATATTCAGCTACAGATGCTAAACATGATTTATTTTCGTG GGCAGAATCACAGTCCCTGCATCGTTGGTCTGCAAAGTATTGCCCTCTTATGCCACCCCCTAGGTCAACTATTGCAGCTGCATTCAGTTCGGATGGGAAAACACTTGCATCAACGCA TGGTGACCATACTGTTAAAATAATTGACTGCCAAACAGGGAAATGTTTGAAAGTGTTGGGTGGACATCGGCGCACACCTTGGGTG GTTAGATACCATCCCTTACATTCTGATATACTTGCCAGCGGGAGTTTGGATCATGAAGTCCGTCTTTGGGATGCTAATACCTCAGATTGTATTGGATCTCAGGATTTCC AGAGGCCAATTGCATCCATTGCATTTCATGCAAGGGGGGAGATTCTAGCAGTTGCATCAGGTCACAAA TTGTTCATATGGAACTACAATAGGCGAGGGGAGTCTTCTGCCCCGACCATTATATTAAGAACCCGCCGTTCGTTGAGAGCTGTGCATTTCCACCCTCATGGTGCTCCATATCTTCTTACGGCAGAG GTTAACAATCTTGACTCCGCAGACTCACAGCTGACCCATGCAACATCTACTGGCTATTCAAACTATCCCTCAGCTTTGTTTTTTGCAAACATCAACTCTAGAGGCTATCCACATCTTGAGTCTAATGTGTCATCACCTTGCCTAATTTGGCCTGCATTCCTCAGGGATGATGGAAGTCTATATATTCCTCGAAATGACTTGGCTAGTGGTTCAACCAATGTGCAGCAGAGTTCATCATCTTTAGCTCAAAATGTATTGGCGTCAGATGCTGAAAACCAGCAGTCTGACCAGTCTGTAACCCCTATGGATGTATGTCCAGGGGAACCATCTGCGTCTAGTGATGTTCAAATGCCTTCCACGAGCAACAGCCTGCCACTTCCGGCAATAGCCAGGCCTTCAAGATCTGCTGTTGATCGTATGCCAGTGAATTCATTCACCACTAGTGGGTTAGATGTTCAAATGTTTCTAAGAAATTCAGAGGGTGGAAATCACCATCACGATCTCTTCAGTGACTCGCGTAGCTGGGAGCTGCCTTTTTTGCATGGTTGGTTGATGGCCCAAAGTCAGACAG GTGCTTCTTCATCGATACCGATTCCCGCTGGCAGTACTAGAGGATCAAATCGACACTACGCCTCACGCCCTCATGCTTCGGCCTCTGTACCAGGGGTTGGGAATTCACTTCTGGGTCCACAAATCGATGAAGCTGAGGCTCGTGCTGCGTCCTTAGGTGTTGGATCAGAACTTGCTACCTCACTGTTTTCTGCCGGCGCTGCTGAATTACCTTGTACAGTGAAGCTTAGAGTATGGCGGCATGATATCAAGAATCCATGTGTTGCATTAGAAACCAAGGCATGCTGCTTAACAATCTCTCATGCCGTTCTTTGCAG TGAAATGGGTGCCCATTTCTCCCCCTGTGGACGATTTCTGGTGGCTTGTGTTGCATGTTTGCTGCCTCAAACAGAAGGTGACCAGGGTAACCAATTACCTGTGCAGTATGAGTCTACAGGAGCTGGAACATCACCAACTCGTCACCCACTTCCCTCCCATGGAGTGATTTATGAGCTTCGGGTTTATTCTCTTGAGGAGGCAAC ATTTGGAGAAATTCTCACGTCCAGAGCAATAAGAGCGGCTCATTGTTTAACGTCCATTCAG TTTTCGCCTACTTCAGAACACATACTGTTGGCATATGGACGTCGTCATAGCTCGCTGCTCAGGAGCATTGTTATGGATGCGGAGACGACTGGAATTCCTGTATATACTATCTTAGAG GTTTACCGAGTATCGGACATGGAGCTGGTAAGAGTTCTTCCTAGTGCTGAAGATGAAGTCAATGTTGCATGCTTTCATCCTTCCCCTGGAGGTGGTCTTGTTTATGGGACTAAG GAAGGGAAGCTCAGGATCCTACAACACAATGGCGCAGACGCTGCAAGCATGGGGCTGAATTGCTTTATCGAGGAAAATATGCTTGAG GTTCAGAGGTATGCGTTGGAAGGCTGA